Proteins from a genomic interval of Lycium ferocissimum isolate CSIRO_LF1 chromosome 2, AGI_CSIRO_Lferr_CH_V1, whole genome shotgun sequence:
- the LOC132047004 gene encoding uncharacterized protein LOC132047004: MLSLSLRKFPISPRFLHRSMATNRGKKIIRIDISSDTVCPWCFVGKKNLDKAMALTNDQYNFEIRWHPFLLNPSAPKEGVNKKDYYRSKFGPRSEQMMSRMSEVFKGLGLEYNMSGLTGSSLDSHRLLYFAGRQGLDKQNNLAEELFLGYFTQGRYIGDREFLIEAARKVGVEGAADFLEDPNNGLKEVNEELEQYSSNISGVPHFVLNGKYQLSGGQPPESFIQAFQAASNITA, translated from the exons ATGCTTTCATTGAGTCTACGAAAATTCCCAATTTCCCCTAG GTTCCTGCATCGATCAATGGCCACCAACCGTGGGAAGAAGATTATCCGAATTGATATCAGTTCGGATACTGTGTGTCCCTGGTGCTTTGTGgggaaaaaaaatcttgataaaGCTATGGCGTTAACCAACGATCAGTATAATTTTGAG attAGGTGGCATCCCTTTCTTCTCAATCCTTCTGCGCCTAAAGAAGGGGTTAACAAGAAAGATTACTACAGAAGTAAGTTTGGACCTCGCTCTGAACAAATGATGTCAAGAATGTCAGAG GTGTTTAAGGGACTTGGACTGGAATATAACATGTCAGGACTTAC GGGAAGTAGTCTGGACAGCCACAGACTACTATATTTCGCAGGACGACAGGGGCTTGACAAGCAAAATAATCTTGCTGAGGAGCTTTTTCTTGGCTATTTCACACAGGGAAGGTATATAGGTGACAG GGAATTTCTTATAGAAGCTGCAAGAAAGGTCGGTGTAGAAGGAGCAGCTGACTTCCTTGAGGATCCCAACAATGGGCTAAAAGAG GTTAATGAAGAGCTTGAGCAATACTCGTCAAATATATCAGGCGTCCCACATTTTGTG TTAAATGGCAAGTACCAGTTGAGTGGTGGCCAACCTCCAGAAAGCTTCATCCAAGCTTTTCAAGCTGCTTCAAATATCACAGCATAG